The DNA sequence CTTCAAACCCAAAGCATGACTCGCTCTAAAGAGCTCGGTCAGTTCTAATTTGCATTTTGTAAGTACAATTTTCTTGTTTCAAAAAATAGCCTAATATGTTAGCTATATGCTCAGAAGTAGGATTTGCACAATCCCACCAAGGATATAACTTTATTTTTTGACATTCCAACACAAACTTTGCTCCGATAGAGCGAGCTAAATGTTTTCCCCTATGAGCTGGATGAATGGCAATCTGTACTTCTACATTATCCTCATATCTTGCACAACTTGATATTCCTCCAACTATTTCCTCATTAAACAACACAAAATATCCTAAACCATTATTAATAAAATCTTCTGCATTACTAAATCCATGTACAAATTGGGCAAGATATTTATCATTAAGTACCTTTTCATATAATTTTTCATCTATCTCTAATAATTGATATTCTGCTGGAAATTCATTTATAAATGATTCTAGCTTTATAGTATCAAGCGCCTCCATGTCAATATCCATAAGATTTCTTTTAGTTTTCTCATAGGTATATTCAGTTCCCATTTTAGATTTAGCAAAGGCTTGATTAATTGAATCTTTTACAATACCATTTTGAAATATTATTTGATATCTTTCCTTTCTGTGCTTTTTCATCCAATCATAAATACTATTTATTATATCTTCTTGAACAATAGAACCATCTACATAAGCAGATGATTCGGTAAACGCTACAATATTCTTTGGATTAGTATTATCATCACACCATATTTCACATATGCCTTGTTCCAAAGCTGACATTAGGATTACACTTGAAGGTGACCTAAAAAAACGATTTGCTATATTTTCAAAAGAAACTGTATGATTCATGTTTTTAATCTCCTGTTAATCACATAGTGCATCTTTAATCATCTGCAACACTTTTGTTTCTCTATTTATCATTATCTCATTAAAATAATCTTCACTTTTATATGCCAAATTAACGCTAATTGCCTCATCCAAATCTACAAATCTAAGAATAAATCCTGCCTCCGCTTCATAATTATCTAAATTTTGTTCTACAATCTGATTTTTTGTTTTACATGTGAAGTAAAAATTCTCCTGCTCAAAGATAGTATATGGTGATATATTACTTTTCTGACGACGCATTACACTTCCAAATTCACATATAGATTCAGGAATAACGATTAGTCCTACCTCTTCCCTAACTTCTCTGATAAGGGCTTCTTTTTTATCTTCATCCTTATGAATTCCTCCACCTGGAAATTTATAATATTTTTCGTTTTTACTATAAACAAGGGCTATCTTATTATCATCCTTGAAAATAATTCCTCTTGCAGATGGTCTACTAATTACTCTATCGCTATCTTCATAATCTCGTAAATCTATTTCAAATAATTGTCTCATCGTTATCTCCATAATTATCCTTCAAATACCATGTCAGTATCGATTGTTTCATATATGCAATCCAAACAATTATTACATTTTTCGAGCATCTCTACGCATCATGTGGTATCTAAACCCAACGCCTCGATTACTACAAATGTAACCATTCCTATCAATACTATAATAGTTAAGCAAAATAATCTCATCTTTAATTTGTTGAGTTCTTAGCCTAGATAATATCCATTTTACTCTTTATGTCCTCCTGTAATTTCAATAGGATTACCATCAGGATCCATAAATGTAAAATACCAATAAGGTGAAAAAACATTTAAATATCTTATCGGTGTTAAATTAATTCCGATTCCCAAATCGTAAATACGCTGATACTCCTTATCTAAATCTTCTACCCCTAAATTAATAAATACTTTCCTTGAATTAGTAGAATTAGCAATAACGCTCATATTATCGTATTCTGGAAATAAAGGTCCTTTCACTTCTTTCTGCTCCGGATATTGTTCATCATAATATCCGTTCATTAGACAAATATTTACCCCCTCATTATTGAACATTGCAAATCTTTTTCCATTTGTAGCGCTTACTTTCATATCTAAAATCTTTTCATAGAAATCTAATGATTTATCAAAATCTTTTACTACCAAATATATTGATCCATATCTCATATAACCACCTCCATAATTCATTAAATTGGGAGTTGCGCGTTTCTACGAGCGGTGCGAAGATGCACCGAATTGGCTGACGGGAGCTTGCTCACAGGCAGACATATTCGAGTGCAGCTGCATAGCGCGACAGCGCGACATGAGCATGAAGCGCAGTGAAATGCGAATGGCACCGCTCGATAACCTGGGATTTAGCACTCGTTCAGAAATTTTTGTAATTGTTCTACAAACTGTCCTATATGCAATCCATCCACAAAAGAATGATGTGCCTGTACAGAAATTGGAATCATAACTTTTCCATCTTTTTCATAGTATTTTCCCCAATCAAAAAGAGGTGTTGCATTATCTTTTTTTCCAGAGTTTGTATGTGATATATGAGTGTATGTAACCCAAGGCATAGGCGAACATTGGAAAACATCATTTCCTAATGGTCCTGTAAAATATTCTTTCTGTTCATCTGCTGTTTTTGATGCCAATTCACAATATTCCTTCAAATCATCTATCATTGGAACATTTACTACCTTAAATAAATTGGTTTCCTTATTCAAATAAGTAAAGGCGGTATCTATTCTATCATAAAGAACCACTTGTCCGTCTACAAAACGATAACGAAAGGCTTCTATTTTGTTTGCACACTTGCAAACTGCATATACCATAGCCAATGTAAACGATAATCCATGTTCCTTGACCATACGCTTAAAATTTGTAATATCTGCTTCGAATGTTACACAAAAAGCAGGTTCAACACTGTTTCTAAAAACCATGCAGTGCATTGCCCTTTCCAATATTTTTTCATCTATTATCTGATACGAATTAGCCATATTTTTATCCCTCTACAAATTCTAATTTTTCTAAATCTTTCTCCCATCTTCTTGCCCTTCGGACAAGAAGCATCCCTAGCTCTAAAGAGCTCGGTCAATTCTAATTTATATTGCTCATTATACCGTGTCCCAACTATTTCCACAACTGTATTTTTAGCTAGTTTCACTCCTGCTCCCACCAAACTCACCTTTAATCTCCACGCAAAATTGCACGCAACCGATCACCTCGATTCCGCTTCGCATTCTTCCAAATTTATCTACTCCACTCATAGCACGAACGCCCACTCGAAAATGCTTCGCATTTCCTCGTGGTTCGTTTAACTCACATAGATTAAAATAAGGAGCCACAAGCCCAGCAAGCTGTCTGTGTCTCCTTATATTTAATCTACGTTCGTGCTATTCGTTCCTATTCGTTCATCTTTGCCAGTTTCGCAGTTTGGTCTGCCGCAATCAAAGCATCCAGAATCTCCTGAATATCTCCGTTCATAATCTTATCCAGCTTATACAGTGTAAGATTGATTCTGTGGTCTGTCACACGTCCCTGTGGGAAGTTATAGGTTCTAATCTTCTCAGAACGGTCTCCGGTACCAATCTGACTTCTTCTTGCCTCTGCTTCTGCATCCTTTGCCTTCTGGCACTCTATGTCATACAACTTTGCACGAAGCAATGCAAACGCCTTATCCTTATTCTGAAGCTGTGACTTCTCAGTCTGACTATAAATAACAATTCCGGTCGGATAATGGGTCAAACGAACTGCGGAGTCTGTGGTGTTGACACACTGTCCACCGTTTCCGGATGCACGCATAACGTCGATACGAATATCCTTTTCATCAATCTGAATGTCTACTTCTTCTGCCTCTGGCATTACAGCAACAGTAATGGTTGATGTATGGATACGTCCACCGGATTCTGTTTCCGGTACACGCTGTACACGATGTACACCGGATTCATATTTCATTACGGAATATGCTCCCTGTCCGGTAATCATGAAAGTAACATTTTTCATACCACCGATACCGATTTCTTCGCATTCCATGGTCTCTACTTTCCAGTTACGACCTTCCGCATAATGTACATACATACGGTAGATTTCTGCTGCAAACAATGCCGCTTCGTCTCCACCGGCACCTGCACGAATTTCCACAATAACGTTCTTATCATCGTTAGGGTCCTTTGGAAGTAATAAAATCTTTAACTTATTCTCCAGCTCTTCTACCTTTTCCTTAGACTCATTCAATTCTTCCTTAGCAAGCTCACGCATCTCTTCATCGCTTTCCTCTTCCAACATTGCAAGAGAATCCTCGATGTTCTGCTTTGCCTGTTTATATTCCTTATAAGCCTCCACAATCGGAGCTAAATCACTCTGTTCTTTCATCAATTTACGAAACCGATTGGTATCATTTGCCACATCCGGTTCACTTAACTGATTCATAATTTCCTCATAACGAAGAAGTATATCATCTAACTTATCAAACATCTTTCTCTTCCTTTCTTACTGTACCGCAGGCAAATTTCCTAATACCACACGGTCATTTCCCGCAAGATCCTTTACCACTCTTACATTCCGATAGCCATTTTCCTCCATGATAGCAGCCACTCTGCCACCCTGGTCATGACCGATTTCAAAATACAAATATCCGTTAGAATTTAAGAACTTTCCTGCCTCACTGGCAATTTCCCGATAAAAATAAAGTCCGTCTTCCTTTCCGTCTAACGCCTCCATCGGTTCAAAGTTCTTTACCTCCGGCATCAAGCCTGCAATCACATCCGTCGGAATATACGGTGGATTGGATATTATCATATCAAAGTTTCCTGTAATACTCTTAAACAAATCACTGCTGACAAACTCTACTTCTACCTGATTCTGCTTTGCATTTTCCTTCGCTACCAAAATCGCCTGTTTCGAAATATCACTTGCCATTCCAGTCAGCCCTTCTTTGTGCTTCATCAGACTGACAACAATGCAACCGGAACCGGTACACATATCTAATACACTCATGCCAGGCTCTAATACCTTAAGTGCCTCTTCAACCAACGTTTCTGTGTCCTGTCTCGGAATCAGCACTTGGGAATTTACTTTGAACTCCAGTCCCATAAACTCCTGACTTCCGGTAATATACTGTAATGGAATATGCTCTGCTCTCTTCTTCAAGAGAACTTCATATTCCTGCCACTTTTCCGGTTCTATTTCTTCCTTACTCTTAAGATAATACTGGCTCTTCTCCATCTTGCAGACATACTCCATAAGATACCATGCATCCAGTTCATAATCTGCAATTTCCGCCGCCTTAAGAATTTCTTTTCCTTTATTTAATGCTTCTTCTAATGTCATAACTATCCTCCTGTTTTTTTCTTTTCTGAGAACAGCTATCTCTCATCTTCCTTAAGGGTCTTAATATATTCCTTCCAGTCAAATACAGCCTCGACCGAAGCAATTCCTACCTCTATCATTTCTTCATCCGGTTCTGCTGTAGTTAATCTTTGCATCCAAAGCCCCGGCTTACTCAAGAGATTAATAATAATATTCTCACTTCTTCCTGCAAGTCTCAGTATCTCATAAGAAATTCCTGCAACTACCGGAATAATAGCAAGCCGTAATACCATTCTAAGTATTCTGGAGTCCACTCTGATAAATAAGGTAAGTATAATAGTAATAATTAATACAAAAAATAGAAAACTAGTCCCACAACGCTTATGCTCCTTGGAACTCTTTTTTACATTTTCTACATTCAATTCCAATCCATGCTCAATACAATTAATGCATTTATGCTCTGCTCCGTGATACATAAATACACGATGAATATCCTCCATTCTGGATATCAATAGAACATAGCCTATAAAAATTGCTATTCGCAACACACTTTCAATTAAAATAATTACAGTTTCCGACTTTATAAATCGCTGAAAAAACAAAGACGCATAAAAAGGAATCATCATGAAAACAGCCACTGCTATCAATACAGAAATTGCAATGGTAATCCCCATCTCCGCCTTTTCCTTCTTCTCTGATTTCACTTTCTGCTCCTCTTCTTCCTCAAAAAAAGATGCAGAAAAAGTTAAAGTTGACATTCCAAGCACCAGTGAATCAATAAAGTTAATCACTCCACGAACAAACGGTATTTTCTTTATGGTTTTATTCGGACAAATTCCCTTATATTCTTTTTTCTCAACCACTATCTCATGGTTCGTTTTTCGCACAGCCACTGCATAGTGATCCTGATTTTTCATCATGACCCCTTCCATAACAGCCTGTCCGCCAATTCCGGAATACGCCATATCTTACACCTCGCGTAAATTTAAAAATAGAGGATGTCCAAATAAAAAGACATCCTCTTTTTGTGTGGTTCTTACTGATTGTTCATGCCATACTTCTTGTTAAACTTATCAATACGTCCACGAGCCTGAGCAGCCTTCTGCTGTCCAGTGTAGAACGGATGGCATTTGGAACAGATTTCAACGTGGATATCCTCTTTTGTTGAACCTGTAACAAAAGTATTTCCACAGTTGCATGTTACAGTTGCCTGATAATAATCTGGATGGATTCCTTCTCTCATGATTTCACCTCTTCATACTATATTTTAAATCTCGTTAATCGATTTTTTCAAAATTATACTGCTGCCTATGCAACAGCTTTATTAGTGTAGCACATATTTTGACGATATGCAAGTTTTTTTTCAAAATTACCTAAATAAGTTTTGTCTTCTTCACCATCTGACAGAACTCATGATTGTTCTGTGTACGCACAAACATATTCAATATATTTTCTACTGCTTCGTCTGCCTTCATGCCATTAATTGCCTTACGCATAATGTCTACCGCTTCCTGTTCTTCCTGATTCAACAGTAAATCTTCTCTTCTGGTTCCTGACTTAACAATATCTACAGCCGGGAAGATTCTTCGCTCGGAAAGTTTCCGGTCCAAAATCATTTCCATATTACCGGTTCCCTTAAATTCCTCATAGACCACATCATCCATACGGCTTCCGGTCTCTACCAATGCAGTAGCAAGGATTGTAATACTTCCGCCCTCTCTCATATTTCTTGCCGCACCAAAGAAACGCTTTGGCATATGTAGTGCAGCCGGGTCGATACCACCGGATAATGTTCTTCCGCTTGGTGGTACAATCAAGTTATACGCTCTTGCCAAACGAGTAATACTGTCCAAAAGAATCATAACATCCTTTTTCTGTTCTACCAGACGTCTTGCGCGCTCAATTACCATTTCCGATACACGTTTATGATGTTCCGGAAGCTCATCAAACGTAGAATAAATAACTTCTACATTTTTTCCTTCTATTGCTTCCTTAATGTCAGTTACTTCCTCCGGACGTTCATCAATCAAAAGAATGATTAAATGCATTTCCGGGTTATTCTTCGTTACAGAACGTGCCACCTGTTTTAACAATGTAGTCTTTCCTGCTTTTGGCGGAGATACAATCATACCACGCTGCCCTTTTCCTATCGGGGATACTAAATCCATAATACGCATTGCAACGCTACCCTTATCCGTCTCCAAACGAATTCTTTCATTCGGGAAAATTGGTGTAAGATCTTCAAAATTAGGACGTTTGATAATAACGGAAGGATGACATCCATTGATACTCTTGATATAAAGCAGAGCACTGAACTTCTCCTGCTGCGTCTTTATTCTTGTATTTCCACATATAATATCACCTGTCTTTAAACCAAATCTACGAATCTGTGAAGGTGATACATATACATCATTCTCACCCGGCATATAGTTCTCACTTCGAATGAATCCAAAACCATCTCCCATTA is a window from the Roseburia sp. 499 genome containing:
- a CDS encoding GNAT family N-acetyltransferase; translated protein: MNHTVSFENIANRFFRSPSSVILMSALEQGICEIWCDDNTNPKNIVAFTESSAYVDGSIVQEDIINSIYDWMKKHRKERYQIIFQNGIVKDSINQAFAKSKMGTEYTYEKTKRNLMDIDMEALDTIKLESFINEFPAEYQLLEIDEKLYEKVLNDKYLAQFVHGFSNAEDFINNGLGYFVLFNEEIVGGISSCARYEDNVEVQIAIHPAHRGKHLARSIGAKFVLECQKIKLYPWWDCANPTSEHIANILGYFLKQENCTYKMQIRTDRAL
- a CDS encoding NUDIX hydrolase: MRQLFEIDLRDYEDSDRVISRPSARGIIFKDDNKIALVYSKNEKYYKFPGGGIHKDEDKKEALIREVREEVGLIVIPESICEFGSVMRRQKSNISPYTIFEQENFYFTCKTKNQIVEQNLDNYEAEAGFILRFVDLDEAISVNLAYKSEDYFNEIMINRETKVLQMIKDALCD
- a CDS encoding VOC family protein, whose amino-acid sequence is MRYGSIYLVVKDFDKSLDFYEKILDMKVSATNGKRFAMFNNEGVNICLMNGYYDEQYPEQKEVKGPLFPEYDNMSVIANSTNSRKVFINLGVEDLDKEYQRIYDLGIGINLTPIRYLNVFSPYWYFTFMDPDGNPIEITGGHKE
- a CDS encoding CatA-like O-acetyltransferase, which translates into the protein MANSYQIIDEKILERAMHCMVFRNSVEPAFCVTFEADITNFKRMVKEHGLSFTLAMVYAVCKCANKIEAFRYRFVDGQVVLYDRIDTAFTYLNKETNLFKVVNVPMIDDLKEYCELASKTADEQKEYFTGPLGNDVFQCSPMPWVTYTHISHTNSGKKDNATPLFDWGKYYEKDGKVMIPISVQAHHSFVDGLHIGQFVEQLQKFLNEC
- the prfA gene encoding peptide chain release factor 1 yields the protein MFDKLDDILLRYEEIMNQLSEPDVANDTNRFRKLMKEQSDLAPIVEAYKEYKQAKQNIEDSLAMLEEESDEEMRELAKEELNESKEKVEELENKLKILLLPKDPNDDKNVIVEIRAGAGGDEAALFAAEIYRMYVHYAEGRNWKVETMECEEIGIGGMKNVTFMITGQGAYSVMKYESGVHRVQRVPETESGGRIHTSTITVAVMPEAEEVDIQIDEKDIRIDVMRASGNGGQCVNTTDSAVRLTHYPTGIVIYSQTEKSQLQNKDKAFALLRAKLYDIECQKAKDAEAEARRSQIGTGDRSEKIRTYNFPQGRVTDHRINLTLYKLDKIMNGDIQEILDALIAADQTAKLAKMNE
- the prmC gene encoding peptide chain release factor N(5)-glutamine methyltransferase codes for the protein MTLEEALNKGKEILKAAEIADYELDAWYLMEYVCKMEKSQYYLKSKEEIEPEKWQEYEVLLKKRAEHIPLQYITGSQEFMGLEFKVNSQVLIPRQDTETLVEEALKVLEPGMSVLDMCTGSGCIVVSLMKHKEGLTGMASDISKQAILVAKENAKQNQVEVEFVSSDLFKSITGNFDMIISNPPYIPTDVIAGLMPEVKNFEPMEALDGKEDGLYFYREIASEAGKFLNSNGYLYFEIGHDQGGRVAAIMEENGYRNVRVVKDLAGNDRVVLGNLPAVQ
- a CDS encoding DUF1385 domain-containing protein; amino-acid sequence: MAYSGIGGQAVMEGVMMKNQDHYAVAVRKTNHEIVVEKKEYKGICPNKTIKKIPFVRGVINFIDSLVLGMSTLTFSASFFEEEEEQKVKSEKKEKAEMGITIAISVLIAVAVFMMIPFYASLFFQRFIKSETVIILIESVLRIAIFIGYVLLISRMEDIHRVFMYHGAEHKCINCIEHGLELNVENVKKSSKEHKRCGTSFLFFVLIITIILTLFIRVDSRILRMVLRLAIIPVVAGISYEILRLAGRSENIIINLLSKPGLWMQRLTTAEPDEEMIEVGIASVEAVFDWKEYIKTLKEDER
- the rpmE gene encoding 50S ribosomal protein L31 yields the protein MREGIHPDYYQATVTCNCGNTFVTGSTKEDIHVEICSKCHPFYTGQQKAAQARGRIDKFNKKYGMNNQ
- the rho gene encoding transcription termination factor Rho, with amino-acid sequence MREKYESLSVTTLREVAKARGLKNLSGLKKSELVELMLQEDEKTAKEEEKQKAAKEESQEKTIKEKTIKEKTEDRREEKKEYKKEDRREQKSTKVVTQDGIEIENPELDSGISAKGILEVMGDGFGFIRSENYMPGENDVYVSPSQIRRFGLKTGDIICGNTRIKTQQEKFSALLYIKSINGCHPSVIIKRPNFEDLTPIFPNERIRLETDKGSVAMRIMDLVSPIGKGQRGMIVSPPKAGKTTLLKQVARSVTKNNPEMHLIILLIDERPEEVTDIKEAIEGKNVEVIYSTFDELPEHHKRVSEMVIERARRLVEQKKDVMILLDSITRLARAYNLIVPPSGRTLSGGIDPAALHMPKRFFGAARNMREGGSITILATALVETGSRMDDVVYEEFKGTGNMEMILDRKLSERRIFPAVDIVKSGTRREDLLLNQEEQEAVDIMRKAINGMKADEAVENILNMFVRTQNNHEFCQMVKKTKLI